A genomic region of Ochotona princeps isolate mOchPri1 chromosome 17, mOchPri1.hap1, whole genome shotgun sequence contains the following coding sequences:
- the SEPTIN4 gene encoding septin-4 isoform X4, translating to MIKRFLEDTTDDAELNKFVKDFPGSESCHPPEAKTWGSRPQIPEPRPQTPELYEDDLEFRPPSWPQASDSQQYFCAPAPLSPSTRPRSPWGKLDPYDSSEDDKEYVGFATLPNQVHRKSVKKGFDFTLMVAGESGLGKSTLVNSLFLTDLYRDRKLLSAEERIMQTVEITKHAVDIEEKGVRLRLTIVDTPGFGDAVNNTECWKPVAEYIDQQFEQYFRDESGLNRKNIQDNRVHCCLYFISPFGHGLRPLDVEFMKALHQRVNIVPILAKADTLTPPEVDRKKRKIREEIEHFGIKIYQFPDCDSDEDEDFKLQDQALKESIPFAVIGSNTVVEARGRRVRGRLYPWGIVEVENPGHCDFVKLRTMLVRTHMQDLKDVTRETHYENYRAQCIQSMTRLVVKERNRNKLTRESGTDFPIPAIPQTDPETEKLIREKDEELRRMQEMLHKIQRQMKETH from the exons atg ATCAAGCGTTTCCTGGAGGACACCACCGATGATGCAGAACTGAACAAGTTCGTGAAGGATTTCCCAGGAAGCGAGAGCTGCCACCCACCGGAGGCCAAGACCTGGGGGTCCAGGCCCCAGATCCCGGAGCCGAGGCCCCAAACCCCGGAGCTCTATGAGGATGACCTGGAGTTCAGACCCCCGTCATGGCCCCAGGCCTCTGACAGCCAGCAGTACTTCTGTGCCCCAGCCCCTCTCAGCCCCTCTACCCGGCCCCGCAGCCCTTGGGGCAAGCTCGATCCCTATGACTCCTCTGAG GATGACAAGGAGTATGTGGGCTTTGCGACCCTGCCCAATCAGGTGCACCGCAAGTCAGTGAAAAAAGGCTTTGACTTCACCCTCATGGTGGCAG GAGAGTCTGGCCTGGGGAAATCCACCCTGGTCAACAGCCTCTTCCTCACAGACCTATACCGGGACCGGAAGCTCCTCAGTGCTGAAG AGCGGATCATGCAAACCGTGGAGATTACTAAGCACGCAGTGGACATAGAGGAAAAGGGTGTGAGGCTGCGGCTCACCATTGTGGACACACCAGGCTTTGGCGATGCAGTCAACAATACAGAATG CTGGAAGCCTGTGGCAGAATACATCGACCAGCAGTTTGAGCAGTATTTCCGAGACGAGAGTGGCCTGAACCGCAAGAACATCCAAGACAACAGGGTGCACTGCTGCCTGTATTTCATCTCACCCTTCGGCCACGG GCTCCGACCATTAGATGTTGAATTCATGAAGGCCCTGCATCAGCGGGTCAACATCGTGCCTATCTTGGCTAAGGCGGACACACTGACACCTCCTGAAGTGGATCGCAAGAAACGCAAA ATCCGGGAGGAGATTGAGCACTTTGGAATCAAGATTTATCAGTTTCCAGACTGTGACTCTGATGAGGATGAAGACTTCAAATTACAGGACCAAGCCCTAAAG gaaagtatcccatTTGCAGTCATCGGCAGCAACACTGTGGTAGAAGCCAGAGGGCGTCGAGTTCGAGGGCGGCTCTACCCCTGGGGCATTGTGGAAG TGGAGAACCCAGGGCACTGCGACTTCGTGAAGCTGAGGACAATGCTGGTGCGCACGCACATGCAAGACCTGAAGGACGTGACGCGGGAAACCCACTATGAGAACTACCGGGCCCAGTGCATCCAGAGCATGACCCGCCTGGTGGTGAAGGAAAGGAATCGCAA CAAGCTGACTCGAGAGAGTGGTACCGACTTCCCCATCCCTGCTATCCCACAGACAGATCCAGAAACTGAGAAGCTGATCCGAGAGAAAGATGAGGAG CTGCGGCGGATGCAGGAGATGCTACACAAAATCCAAAGGCAGATGAAGGAGACACATTAA
- the SEPTIN4 gene encoding septin-4 isoform X3, translating into MTDEEIKRFLEDTTDDAELNKFVKDFPGSESCHPPEAKTWGSRPQIPEPRPQTPELYEDDLEFRPPSWPQASDSQQYFCAPAPLSPSTRPRSPWGKLDPYDSSEDDKEYVGFATLPNQVHRKSVKKGFDFTLMVAGESGLGKSTLVNSLFLTDLYRDRKLLSAEERIMQTVEITKHAVDIEEKGVRLRLTIVDTPGFGDAVNNTECWKPVAEYIDQQFEQYFRDESGLNRKNIQDNRVHCCLYFISPFGHGLRPLDVEFMKALHQRVNIVPILAKADTLTPPEVDRKKRKIREEIEHFGIKIYQFPDCDSDEDEDFKLQDQALKESIPFAVIGSNTVVEARGRRVRGRLYPWGIVEVENPGHCDFVKLRTMLVRTHMQDLKDVTRETHYENYRAQCIQSMTRLVVKERNRNKLTRESGTDFPIPAIPQTDPETEKLIREKDEELRRMQEMLHKIQRQMKETH; encoded by the exons ATGACAGATGAGGAG ATCAAGCGTTTCCTGGAGGACACCACCGATGATGCAGAACTGAACAAGTTCGTGAAGGATTTCCCAGGAAGCGAGAGCTGCCACCCACCGGAGGCCAAGACCTGGGGGTCCAGGCCCCAGATCCCGGAGCCGAGGCCCCAAACCCCGGAGCTCTATGAGGATGACCTGGAGTTCAGACCCCCGTCATGGCCCCAGGCCTCTGACAGCCAGCAGTACTTCTGTGCCCCAGCCCCTCTCAGCCCCTCTACCCGGCCCCGCAGCCCTTGGGGCAAGCTCGATCCCTATGACTCCTCTGAG GATGACAAGGAGTATGTGGGCTTTGCGACCCTGCCCAATCAGGTGCACCGCAAGTCAGTGAAAAAAGGCTTTGACTTCACCCTCATGGTGGCAG GAGAGTCTGGCCTGGGGAAATCCACCCTGGTCAACAGCCTCTTCCTCACAGACCTATACCGGGACCGGAAGCTCCTCAGTGCTGAAG AGCGGATCATGCAAACCGTGGAGATTACTAAGCACGCAGTGGACATAGAGGAAAAGGGTGTGAGGCTGCGGCTCACCATTGTGGACACACCAGGCTTTGGCGATGCAGTCAACAATACAGAATG CTGGAAGCCTGTGGCAGAATACATCGACCAGCAGTTTGAGCAGTATTTCCGAGACGAGAGTGGCCTGAACCGCAAGAACATCCAAGACAACAGGGTGCACTGCTGCCTGTATTTCATCTCACCCTTCGGCCACGG GCTCCGACCATTAGATGTTGAATTCATGAAGGCCCTGCATCAGCGGGTCAACATCGTGCCTATCTTGGCTAAGGCGGACACACTGACACCTCCTGAAGTGGATCGCAAGAAACGCAAA ATCCGGGAGGAGATTGAGCACTTTGGAATCAAGATTTATCAGTTTCCAGACTGTGACTCTGATGAGGATGAAGACTTCAAATTACAGGACCAAGCCCTAAAG gaaagtatcccatTTGCAGTCATCGGCAGCAACACTGTGGTAGAAGCCAGAGGGCGTCGAGTTCGAGGGCGGCTCTACCCCTGGGGCATTGTGGAAG TGGAGAACCCAGGGCACTGCGACTTCGTGAAGCTGAGGACAATGCTGGTGCGCACGCACATGCAAGACCTGAAGGACGTGACGCGGGAAACCCACTATGAGAACTACCGGGCCCAGTGCATCCAGAGCATGACCCGCCTGGTGGTGAAGGAAAGGAATCGCAA CAAGCTGACTCGAGAGAGTGGTACCGACTTCCCCATCCCTGCTATCCCACAGACAGATCCAGAAACTGAGAAGCTGATCCGAGAGAAAGATGAGGAG CTGCGGCGGATGCAGGAGATGCTACACAAAATCCAAAGGCAGATGAAGGAGACACATTAA
- the SEPTIN4 gene encoding septin-4 isoform X5, which produces MGRQDDKEYVGFATLPNQVHRKSVKKGFDFTLMVAGESGLGKSTLVNSLFLTDLYRDRKLLSAEERIMQTVEITKHAVDIEEKGVRLRLTIVDTPGFGDAVNNTECWKPVAEYIDQQFEQYFRDESGLNRKNIQDNRVHCCLYFISPFGHGLRPLDVEFMKALHQRVNIVPILAKADTLTPPEVDRKKRKIREEIEHFGIKIYQFPDCDSDEDEDFKLQDQALKESIPFAVIGSNTVVEARGRRVRGRLYPWGIVEVENPGHCDFVKLRTMLVRTHMQDLKDVTRETHYENYRAQCIQSMTRLVVKERNRKYDQKPGQSWQGASQGQPWGRPSPTLALPQALGSIQAGAYQHSFPLSLSKLTRESGTDFPIPAIPQTDPETEKLIREKDEELRRMQEMLHKIQRQMKETH; this is translated from the exons ATGGGAAGACAG GATGACAAGGAGTATGTGGGCTTTGCGACCCTGCCCAATCAGGTGCACCGCAAGTCAGTGAAAAAAGGCTTTGACTTCACCCTCATGGTGGCAG GAGAGTCTGGCCTGGGGAAATCCACCCTGGTCAACAGCCTCTTCCTCACAGACCTATACCGGGACCGGAAGCTCCTCAGTGCTGAAG AGCGGATCATGCAAACCGTGGAGATTACTAAGCACGCAGTGGACATAGAGGAAAAGGGTGTGAGGCTGCGGCTCACCATTGTGGACACACCAGGCTTTGGCGATGCAGTCAACAATACAGAATG CTGGAAGCCTGTGGCAGAATACATCGACCAGCAGTTTGAGCAGTATTTCCGAGACGAGAGTGGCCTGAACCGCAAGAACATCCAAGACAACAGGGTGCACTGCTGCCTGTATTTCATCTCACCCTTCGGCCACGG GCTCCGACCATTAGATGTTGAATTCATGAAGGCCCTGCATCAGCGGGTCAACATCGTGCCTATCTTGGCTAAGGCGGACACACTGACACCTCCTGAAGTGGATCGCAAGAAACGCAAA ATCCGGGAGGAGATTGAGCACTTTGGAATCAAGATTTATCAGTTTCCAGACTGTGACTCTGATGAGGATGAAGACTTCAAATTACAGGACCAAGCCCTAAAG gaaagtatcccatTTGCAGTCATCGGCAGCAACACTGTGGTAGAAGCCAGAGGGCGTCGAGTTCGAGGGCGGCTCTACCCCTGGGGCATTGTGGAAG TGGAGAACCCAGGGCACTGCGACTTCGTGAAGCTGAGGACAATGCTGGTGCGCACGCACATGCAAGACCTGAAGGACGTGACGCGGGAAACCCACTATGAGAACTACCGGGCCCAGTGCATCCAGAGCATGACCCGCCTGGTGGTGAAGGAAAGGAATCGCAAGTATGACCAAAAGccaggacagagctggcagggggcatCCCAAGGGCAGCCTTGGGGGAGACCCAGCCCTACCCTTGCTCTTCCGCAGGCCCTGGGCTCAATCCAAGCAGGTGCTTACCAACActcttttcccctctccctcAGCAAGCTGACTCGAGAGAGTGGTACCGACTTCCCCATCCCTGCTATCCCACAGACAGATCCAGAAACTGAGAAGCTGATCCGAGAGAAAGATGAGGAG CTGCGGCGGATGCAGGAGATGCTACACAAAATCCAAAGGCAGATGAAGGAGACACATTAA
- the SEPTIN4 gene encoding septin-4 isoform X2, which produces MIKRFLEDTTDDAELNKFVKDFPGSESCHPPEAKTWGSRPQIPEPRPQTPELYEDDLEFRPPSWPQASDSQQYFCAPAPLSPSTRPRSPWGKLDPYDSSEDDKEYVGFATLPNQVHRKSVKKGFDFTLMVAGESGLGKSTLVNSLFLTDLYRDRKLLSAEERIMQTVEITKHAVDIEEKGVRLRLTIVDTPGFGDAVNNTECWKPVAEYIDQQFEQYFRDESGLNRKNIQDNRVHCCLYFISPFGHGLRPLDVEFMKALHQRVNIVPILAKADTLTPPEVDRKKRKIREEIEHFGIKIYQFPDCDSDEDEDFKLQDQALKESIPFAVIGSNTVVEARGRRVRGRLYPWGIVEVENPGHCDFVKLRTMLVRTHMQDLKDVTRETHYENYRAQCIQSMTRLVVKERNRKYDQKPGQSWQGASQGQPWGRPSPTLALPQALGSIQAGAYQHSFPLSLSKLTRESGTDFPIPAIPQTDPETEKLIREKDEELRRMQEMLHKIQRQMKETH; this is translated from the exons atg ATCAAGCGTTTCCTGGAGGACACCACCGATGATGCAGAACTGAACAAGTTCGTGAAGGATTTCCCAGGAAGCGAGAGCTGCCACCCACCGGAGGCCAAGACCTGGGGGTCCAGGCCCCAGATCCCGGAGCCGAGGCCCCAAACCCCGGAGCTCTATGAGGATGACCTGGAGTTCAGACCCCCGTCATGGCCCCAGGCCTCTGACAGCCAGCAGTACTTCTGTGCCCCAGCCCCTCTCAGCCCCTCTACCCGGCCCCGCAGCCCTTGGGGCAAGCTCGATCCCTATGACTCCTCTGAG GATGACAAGGAGTATGTGGGCTTTGCGACCCTGCCCAATCAGGTGCACCGCAAGTCAGTGAAAAAAGGCTTTGACTTCACCCTCATGGTGGCAG GAGAGTCTGGCCTGGGGAAATCCACCCTGGTCAACAGCCTCTTCCTCACAGACCTATACCGGGACCGGAAGCTCCTCAGTGCTGAAG AGCGGATCATGCAAACCGTGGAGATTACTAAGCACGCAGTGGACATAGAGGAAAAGGGTGTGAGGCTGCGGCTCACCATTGTGGACACACCAGGCTTTGGCGATGCAGTCAACAATACAGAATG CTGGAAGCCTGTGGCAGAATACATCGACCAGCAGTTTGAGCAGTATTTCCGAGACGAGAGTGGCCTGAACCGCAAGAACATCCAAGACAACAGGGTGCACTGCTGCCTGTATTTCATCTCACCCTTCGGCCACGG GCTCCGACCATTAGATGTTGAATTCATGAAGGCCCTGCATCAGCGGGTCAACATCGTGCCTATCTTGGCTAAGGCGGACACACTGACACCTCCTGAAGTGGATCGCAAGAAACGCAAA ATCCGGGAGGAGATTGAGCACTTTGGAATCAAGATTTATCAGTTTCCAGACTGTGACTCTGATGAGGATGAAGACTTCAAATTACAGGACCAAGCCCTAAAG gaaagtatcccatTTGCAGTCATCGGCAGCAACACTGTGGTAGAAGCCAGAGGGCGTCGAGTTCGAGGGCGGCTCTACCCCTGGGGCATTGTGGAAG TGGAGAACCCAGGGCACTGCGACTTCGTGAAGCTGAGGACAATGCTGGTGCGCACGCACATGCAAGACCTGAAGGACGTGACGCGGGAAACCCACTATGAGAACTACCGGGCCCAGTGCATCCAGAGCATGACCCGCCTGGTGGTGAAGGAAAGGAATCGCAAGTATGACCAAAAGccaggacagagctggcagggggcatCCCAAGGGCAGCCTTGGGGGAGACCCAGCCCTACCCTTGCTCTTCCGCAGGCCCTGGGCTCAATCCAAGCAGGTGCTTACCAACActcttttcccctctccctcAGCAAGCTGACTCGAGAGAGTGGTACCGACTTCCCCATCCCTGCTATCCCACAGACAGATCCAGAAACTGAGAAGCTGATCCGAGAGAAAGATGAGGAG CTGCGGCGGATGCAGGAGATGCTACACAAAATCCAAAGGCAGATGAAGGAGACACATTAA
- the SEPTIN4 gene encoding septin-4 isoform X1 produces the protein MTDEEIKRFLEDTTDDAELNKFVKDFPGSESCHPPEAKTWGSRPQIPEPRPQTPELYEDDLEFRPPSWPQASDSQQYFCAPAPLSPSTRPRSPWGKLDPYDSSEDDKEYVGFATLPNQVHRKSVKKGFDFTLMVAGESGLGKSTLVNSLFLTDLYRDRKLLSAEERIMQTVEITKHAVDIEEKGVRLRLTIVDTPGFGDAVNNTECWKPVAEYIDQQFEQYFRDESGLNRKNIQDNRVHCCLYFISPFGHGLRPLDVEFMKALHQRVNIVPILAKADTLTPPEVDRKKRKIREEIEHFGIKIYQFPDCDSDEDEDFKLQDQALKESIPFAVIGSNTVVEARGRRVRGRLYPWGIVEVENPGHCDFVKLRTMLVRTHMQDLKDVTRETHYENYRAQCIQSMTRLVVKERNRKYDQKPGQSWQGASQGQPWGRPSPTLALPQALGSIQAGAYQHSFPLSLSKLTRESGTDFPIPAIPQTDPETEKLIREKDEELRRMQEMLHKIQRQMKETH, from the exons ATGACAGATGAGGAG ATCAAGCGTTTCCTGGAGGACACCACCGATGATGCAGAACTGAACAAGTTCGTGAAGGATTTCCCAGGAAGCGAGAGCTGCCACCCACCGGAGGCCAAGACCTGGGGGTCCAGGCCCCAGATCCCGGAGCCGAGGCCCCAAACCCCGGAGCTCTATGAGGATGACCTGGAGTTCAGACCCCCGTCATGGCCCCAGGCCTCTGACAGCCAGCAGTACTTCTGTGCCCCAGCCCCTCTCAGCCCCTCTACCCGGCCCCGCAGCCCTTGGGGCAAGCTCGATCCCTATGACTCCTCTGAG GATGACAAGGAGTATGTGGGCTTTGCGACCCTGCCCAATCAGGTGCACCGCAAGTCAGTGAAAAAAGGCTTTGACTTCACCCTCATGGTGGCAG GAGAGTCTGGCCTGGGGAAATCCACCCTGGTCAACAGCCTCTTCCTCACAGACCTATACCGGGACCGGAAGCTCCTCAGTGCTGAAG AGCGGATCATGCAAACCGTGGAGATTACTAAGCACGCAGTGGACATAGAGGAAAAGGGTGTGAGGCTGCGGCTCACCATTGTGGACACACCAGGCTTTGGCGATGCAGTCAACAATACAGAATG CTGGAAGCCTGTGGCAGAATACATCGACCAGCAGTTTGAGCAGTATTTCCGAGACGAGAGTGGCCTGAACCGCAAGAACATCCAAGACAACAGGGTGCACTGCTGCCTGTATTTCATCTCACCCTTCGGCCACGG GCTCCGACCATTAGATGTTGAATTCATGAAGGCCCTGCATCAGCGGGTCAACATCGTGCCTATCTTGGCTAAGGCGGACACACTGACACCTCCTGAAGTGGATCGCAAGAAACGCAAA ATCCGGGAGGAGATTGAGCACTTTGGAATCAAGATTTATCAGTTTCCAGACTGTGACTCTGATGAGGATGAAGACTTCAAATTACAGGACCAAGCCCTAAAG gaaagtatcccatTTGCAGTCATCGGCAGCAACACTGTGGTAGAAGCCAGAGGGCGTCGAGTTCGAGGGCGGCTCTACCCCTGGGGCATTGTGGAAG TGGAGAACCCAGGGCACTGCGACTTCGTGAAGCTGAGGACAATGCTGGTGCGCACGCACATGCAAGACCTGAAGGACGTGACGCGGGAAACCCACTATGAGAACTACCGGGCCCAGTGCATCCAGAGCATGACCCGCCTGGTGGTGAAGGAAAGGAATCGCAAGTATGACCAAAAGccaggacagagctggcagggggcatCCCAAGGGCAGCCTTGGGGGAGACCCAGCCCTACCCTTGCTCTTCCGCAGGCCCTGGGCTCAATCCAAGCAGGTGCTTACCAACActcttttcccctctccctcAGCAAGCTGACTCGAGAGAGTGGTACCGACTTCCCCATCCCTGCTATCCCACAGACAGATCCAGAAACTGAGAAGCTGATCCGAGAGAAAGATGAGGAG CTGCGGCGGATGCAGGAGATGCTACACAAAATCCAAAGGCAGATGAAGGAGACACATTAA
- the SEPTIN4 gene encoding septin-4 isoform X8, translated as MDDKEYVGFATLPNQVHRKSVKKGFDFTLMVAGESGLGKSTLVNSLFLTDLYRDRKLLSAEERIMQTVEITKHAVDIEEKGVRLRLTIVDTPGFGDAVNNTECWKPVAEYIDQQFEQYFRDESGLNRKNIQDNRVHCCLYFISPFGHGLRPLDVEFMKALHQRVNIVPILAKADTLTPPEVDRKKRKIREEIEHFGIKIYQFPDCDSDEDEDFKLQDQALKESIPFAVIGSNTVVEARGRRVRGRLYPWGIVEVENPGHCDFVKLRTMLVRTHMQDLKDVTRETHYENYRAQCIQSMTRLVVKERNRNKLTRESGTDFPIPAIPQTDPETEKLIREKDEELRRMQEMLHKIQRQMKETH; from the exons atg GATGACAAGGAGTATGTGGGCTTTGCGACCCTGCCCAATCAGGTGCACCGCAAGTCAGTGAAAAAAGGCTTTGACTTCACCCTCATGGTGGCAG GAGAGTCTGGCCTGGGGAAATCCACCCTGGTCAACAGCCTCTTCCTCACAGACCTATACCGGGACCGGAAGCTCCTCAGTGCTGAAG AGCGGATCATGCAAACCGTGGAGATTACTAAGCACGCAGTGGACATAGAGGAAAAGGGTGTGAGGCTGCGGCTCACCATTGTGGACACACCAGGCTTTGGCGATGCAGTCAACAATACAGAATG CTGGAAGCCTGTGGCAGAATACATCGACCAGCAGTTTGAGCAGTATTTCCGAGACGAGAGTGGCCTGAACCGCAAGAACATCCAAGACAACAGGGTGCACTGCTGCCTGTATTTCATCTCACCCTTCGGCCACGG GCTCCGACCATTAGATGTTGAATTCATGAAGGCCCTGCATCAGCGGGTCAACATCGTGCCTATCTTGGCTAAGGCGGACACACTGACACCTCCTGAAGTGGATCGCAAGAAACGCAAA ATCCGGGAGGAGATTGAGCACTTTGGAATCAAGATTTATCAGTTTCCAGACTGTGACTCTGATGAGGATGAAGACTTCAAATTACAGGACCAAGCCCTAAAG gaaagtatcccatTTGCAGTCATCGGCAGCAACACTGTGGTAGAAGCCAGAGGGCGTCGAGTTCGAGGGCGGCTCTACCCCTGGGGCATTGTGGAAG TGGAGAACCCAGGGCACTGCGACTTCGTGAAGCTGAGGACAATGCTGGTGCGCACGCACATGCAAGACCTGAAGGACGTGACGCGGGAAACCCACTATGAGAACTACCGGGCCCAGTGCATCCAGAGCATGACCCGCCTGGTGGTGAAGGAAAGGAATCGCAA CAAGCTGACTCGAGAGAGTGGTACCGACTTCCCCATCCCTGCTATCCCACAGACAGATCCAGAAACTGAGAAGCTGATCCGAGAGAAAGATGAGGAG CTGCGGCGGATGCAGGAGATGCTACACAAAATCCAAAGGCAGATGAAGGAGACACATTAA
- the SEPTIN4 gene encoding septin-4 isoform X9 translates to MEPSPRWQGDSVPEAGTEAGIKRFLEDTTDDAELNKFVKDFPGSESCHPPEAKTWGSRPQIPEPRPQTPELYEDDLEFRPPSWPQASDSQQYFCAPAPLSPSTRPRSPWGKLDPYDSSEDDKEYVGFATLPNQVHRKSVKKGFDFTLMVAGESGLGKSTLVNSLFLTDLYRDRKLLSAEERIMQTVEITKHAVDIEEKGVRLRLTIVDTPGFGDAVNNTECWKPVAEYIDQQFEQYFRDESGLNRKNIQDNRVHCCLYFISPFGHGLRPLDVEFMKALHQRVNIVPILAKADTLTPPEVDRKKRKIREEIEHFGIKIYQFPDCDSDEDEDFKLQDQALKESIPFAVIGSNTVVEARGRRVRGRLYPWGIVEVENPGHCDFVKLRTMLVRTHMQDLKDVTRETHYENYRAQCIQSMTRLVVKERNRNKLTRESGTDFPIPAIPQTDPETEKLIREKDEELRRMQEMLHKIQRQMKETH, encoded by the exons ATGGAACCATCCCCGCGATGGCAAGGGGATTCTGTCCCTGAGGCCGGGACTGAAGCTGGG ATCAAGCGTTTCCTGGAGGACACCACCGATGATGCAGAACTGAACAAGTTCGTGAAGGATTTCCCAGGAAGCGAGAGCTGCCACCCACCGGAGGCCAAGACCTGGGGGTCCAGGCCCCAGATCCCGGAGCCGAGGCCCCAAACCCCGGAGCTCTATGAGGATGACCTGGAGTTCAGACCCCCGTCATGGCCCCAGGCCTCTGACAGCCAGCAGTACTTCTGTGCCCCAGCCCCTCTCAGCCCCTCTACCCGGCCCCGCAGCCCTTGGGGCAAGCTCGATCCCTATGACTCCTCTGAG GATGACAAGGAGTATGTGGGCTTTGCGACCCTGCCCAATCAGGTGCACCGCAAGTCAGTGAAAAAAGGCTTTGACTTCACCCTCATGGTGGCAG GAGAGTCTGGCCTGGGGAAATCCACCCTGGTCAACAGCCTCTTCCTCACAGACCTATACCGGGACCGGAAGCTCCTCAGTGCTGAAG AGCGGATCATGCAAACCGTGGAGATTACTAAGCACGCAGTGGACATAGAGGAAAAGGGTGTGAGGCTGCGGCTCACCATTGTGGACACACCAGGCTTTGGCGATGCAGTCAACAATACAGAATG CTGGAAGCCTGTGGCAGAATACATCGACCAGCAGTTTGAGCAGTATTTCCGAGACGAGAGTGGCCTGAACCGCAAGAACATCCAAGACAACAGGGTGCACTGCTGCCTGTATTTCATCTCACCCTTCGGCCACGG GCTCCGACCATTAGATGTTGAATTCATGAAGGCCCTGCATCAGCGGGTCAACATCGTGCCTATCTTGGCTAAGGCGGACACACTGACACCTCCTGAAGTGGATCGCAAGAAACGCAAA ATCCGGGAGGAGATTGAGCACTTTGGAATCAAGATTTATCAGTTTCCAGACTGTGACTCTGATGAGGATGAAGACTTCAAATTACAGGACCAAGCCCTAAAG gaaagtatcccatTTGCAGTCATCGGCAGCAACACTGTGGTAGAAGCCAGAGGGCGTCGAGTTCGAGGGCGGCTCTACCCCTGGGGCATTGTGGAAG TGGAGAACCCAGGGCACTGCGACTTCGTGAAGCTGAGGACAATGCTGGTGCGCACGCACATGCAAGACCTGAAGGACGTGACGCGGGAAACCCACTATGAGAACTACCGGGCCCAGTGCATCCAGAGCATGACCCGCCTGGTGGTGAAGGAAAGGAATCGCAA CAAGCTGACTCGAGAGAGTGGTACCGACTTCCCCATCCCTGCTATCCCACAGACAGATCCAGAAACTGAGAAGCTGATCCGAGAGAAAGATGAGGAG CTGCGGCGGATGCAGGAGATGCTACACAAAATCCAAAGGCAGATGAAGGAGACACATTAA
- the SEPTIN4 gene encoding septin-4 isoform X6: MDDKEYVGFATLPNQVHRKSVKKGFDFTLMVAGESGLGKSTLVNSLFLTDLYRDRKLLSAEERIMQTVEITKHAVDIEEKGVRLRLTIVDTPGFGDAVNNTECWKPVAEYIDQQFEQYFRDESGLNRKNIQDNRVHCCLYFISPFGHGLRPLDVEFMKALHQRVNIVPILAKADTLTPPEVDRKKRKIREEIEHFGIKIYQFPDCDSDEDEDFKLQDQALKESIPFAVIGSNTVVEARGRRVRGRLYPWGIVEVENPGHCDFVKLRTMLVRTHMQDLKDVTRETHYENYRAQCIQSMTRLVVKERNRKYDQKPGQSWQGASQGQPWGRPSPTLALPQALGSIQAGAYQHSFPLSLSKLTRESGTDFPIPAIPQTDPETEKLIREKDEELRRMQEMLHKIQRQMKETH; encoded by the exons atg GATGACAAGGAGTATGTGGGCTTTGCGACCCTGCCCAATCAGGTGCACCGCAAGTCAGTGAAAAAAGGCTTTGACTTCACCCTCATGGTGGCAG GAGAGTCTGGCCTGGGGAAATCCACCCTGGTCAACAGCCTCTTCCTCACAGACCTATACCGGGACCGGAAGCTCCTCAGTGCTGAAG AGCGGATCATGCAAACCGTGGAGATTACTAAGCACGCAGTGGACATAGAGGAAAAGGGTGTGAGGCTGCGGCTCACCATTGTGGACACACCAGGCTTTGGCGATGCAGTCAACAATACAGAATG CTGGAAGCCTGTGGCAGAATACATCGACCAGCAGTTTGAGCAGTATTTCCGAGACGAGAGTGGCCTGAACCGCAAGAACATCCAAGACAACAGGGTGCACTGCTGCCTGTATTTCATCTCACCCTTCGGCCACGG GCTCCGACCATTAGATGTTGAATTCATGAAGGCCCTGCATCAGCGGGTCAACATCGTGCCTATCTTGGCTAAGGCGGACACACTGACACCTCCTGAAGTGGATCGCAAGAAACGCAAA ATCCGGGAGGAGATTGAGCACTTTGGAATCAAGATTTATCAGTTTCCAGACTGTGACTCTGATGAGGATGAAGACTTCAAATTACAGGACCAAGCCCTAAAG gaaagtatcccatTTGCAGTCATCGGCAGCAACACTGTGGTAGAAGCCAGAGGGCGTCGAGTTCGAGGGCGGCTCTACCCCTGGGGCATTGTGGAAG TGGAGAACCCAGGGCACTGCGACTTCGTGAAGCTGAGGACAATGCTGGTGCGCACGCACATGCAAGACCTGAAGGACGTGACGCGGGAAACCCACTATGAGAACTACCGGGCCCAGTGCATCCAGAGCATGACCCGCCTGGTGGTGAAGGAAAGGAATCGCAAGTATGACCAAAAGccaggacagagctggcagggggcatCCCAAGGGCAGCCTTGGGGGAGACCCAGCCCTACCCTTGCTCTTCCGCAGGCCCTGGGCTCAATCCAAGCAGGTGCTTACCAACActcttttcccctctccctcAGCAAGCTGACTCGAGAGAGTGGTACCGACTTCCCCATCCCTGCTATCCCACAGACAGATCCAGAAACTGAGAAGCTGATCCGAGAGAAAGATGAGGAG CTGCGGCGGATGCAGGAGATGCTACACAAAATCCAAAGGCAGATGAAGGAGACACATTAA